One stretch of Streptomyces sp. MMBL 11-1 DNA includes these proteins:
- a CDS encoding lactonase family protein — MIGNSAGRAFMGSFTSAGGRGITAAAVDRDTGALTVLGSTDAVPDPSFLTTGPGASGTTLYAVGESAPGVAAAFALDGDVPALLGTVRAVDGDAPTHLALAANHLVTANYTSGSITALPVLPDGSLGAAASVLRHEGSGPDTDRQEAPHAHQVLADPSGNWVVSVDLGTDSVRVCALDPATGALRLHGETALRPGVGPRHLAFHPSGLFAYVLGELEPTLTVCRWDAAAGRLDVLGETPVLPEHEAADDAARTYPSEVVVAHDGRFLWTANRGHDSISVLTLDESGEKAALVATVGCGGRWPRDLTLDPSGQWLYAANEHSGNVSWFAVDAETGVPRHAGSVEVPAASCVVLV, encoded by the coding sequence ATGATCGGCAACAGCGCCGGGCGGGCATTCATGGGGTCGTTCACCTCGGCGGGCGGGCGCGGCATCACCGCCGCCGCCGTGGACCGGGACACCGGAGCGCTGACGGTGCTGGGATCCACGGACGCCGTGCCCGACCCGTCGTTCCTCACGACCGGCCCGGGAGCGTCCGGCACGACCCTGTACGCGGTCGGCGAGAGCGCCCCGGGCGTCGCGGCCGCCTTCGCGCTCGACGGCGACGTACCAGCCCTCCTGGGCACCGTCCGCGCCGTCGACGGCGATGCGCCCACCCACCTCGCGCTTGCCGCGAACCACCTGGTCACGGCCAACTACACCTCCGGCAGCATCACTGCCCTGCCGGTCCTCCCCGACGGATCGCTCGGAGCGGCGGCCTCGGTGCTCCGGCATGAGGGCAGCGGCCCGGACACCGACCGCCAGGAGGCCCCGCACGCCCACCAGGTGCTCGCCGACCCCTCCGGGAACTGGGTGGTCAGTGTGGACCTCGGCACCGACTCGGTACGGGTCTGCGCCCTGGACCCCGCCACCGGCGCCCTGCGCCTGCACGGTGAGACGGCTCTGCGCCCGGGCGTCGGCCCGCGCCATCTGGCCTTCCACCCCTCGGGCCTGTTCGCCTACGTCCTGGGCGAGCTGGAACCGACCCTCACCGTATGCCGCTGGGACGCGGCGGCCGGCCGCCTCGACGTGCTCGGCGAGACGCCGGTGCTGCCCGAGCACGAGGCGGCCGACGACGCGGCGCGCACCTACCCGTCCGAGGTGGTCGTCGCGCACGACGGGCGGTTCCTGTGGACCGCCAACCGGGGCCACGACAGCATCTCCGTGCTCACTCTCGACGAGAGCGGCGAGAAGGCGGCCCTGGTGGCCACCGTCGGCTGCGGCGGCCGCTGGCCGCGCGACCTCACCCTCGACCCGAGCGGCCAGTGGCTGTACGCGGCCAACGAGCACTCCGGGAACGTCAGCTGGTTCGCCGTGGACGCCGAGACGGGCGTCCCGCGGCACGCGGGCTCCGTCGAGGTCCCGGCGGCCTCCTGCGTCGTCCTCGTCTGA
- a CDS encoding N-acetylglucosamine kinase, producing MTRPPVAPGAAGPGAYVLGVDSGGSGLRVALGRVGLPGPLSTTLCAEPVRTGPGGIDAGHLLDQLLPAARELLDRAAASATDEAPAGGVAALAIGATGMATLGDRLRAELPGALADALGVRRLALAADAVTAYAGAVGQRPGAVVAGGTGMIALGTDLMEWHRADGWGHLLGDSGGGAWIGRAGLDAAMRAHDGRRGGSPALLDRLRAVFGPAEALPGLLYPRSDRPAALASFAPEVAACAGADAVAAGILRQAAGHIAEAAAAVCPTPAGKESERGESGEVALTGGLFKMGEPLIAPLREELARLLPGARVTSAEGDPLTGALRIARALAAGDLRLPAHPTMLFVPGKHGSGRPGGTAAPDGPRTR from the coding sequence GTGACCCGTCCCCCGGTGGCGCCCGGCGCGGCCGGACCGGGCGCCTACGTCCTCGGGGTGGACTCCGGGGGCTCCGGTCTACGGGTGGCGCTCGGCCGGGTGGGGCTGCCCGGCCCCCTCTCGACGACGCTCTGCGCGGAGCCGGTGCGGACGGGGCCCGGCGGCATCGACGCCGGACATCTGCTGGATCAGCTGCTGCCCGCCGCCCGGGAGTTGCTGGACCGGGCCGCCGCCTCCGCGACCGACGAGGCCCCTGCCGGTGGAGTCGCGGCGCTGGCGATCGGGGCCACCGGCATGGCCACGCTGGGCGATCGGTTGCGTGCGGAGCTGCCCGGTGCGCTCGCGGACGCGCTGGGGGTCCGTCGGCTGGCGCTGGCCGCCGACGCGGTGACGGCCTACGCGGGCGCGGTGGGACAGCGTCCCGGGGCGGTCGTCGCGGGCGGCACGGGCATGATCGCCCTCGGTACGGACCTGATGGAGTGGCACCGGGCCGACGGGTGGGGTCATCTTCTGGGTGACAGTGGCGGCGGCGCGTGGATCGGCCGTGCCGGGCTGGACGCGGCGATGCGGGCCCACGACGGGCGGCGTGGCGGCTCCCCCGCCCTGCTGGACCGGCTGCGGGCCGTGTTCGGACCGGCCGAGGCGTTGCCCGGGCTGCTCTATCCGCGCTCCGACCGGCCGGCCGCGCTGGCCTCGTTCGCCCCGGAGGTGGCGGCGTGCGCCGGAGCGGACGCGGTGGCCGCCGGCATCCTGCGGCAGGCCGCCGGACATATCGCCGAGGCGGCGGCGGCCGTGTGCCCGACGCCTGCGGGAAAGGAGTCCGAGCGCGGCGAGAGCGGCGAAGTGGCTCTGACCGGTGGCCTGTTCAAGATGGGCGAACCGCTGATCGCCCCCCTGCGCGAGGAGCTGGCACGGCTGCTGCCGGGGGCCCGGGTGACGTCGGCGGAGGGCGATCCCCTGACCGGCGCACTCCGGATCGCGCGCGCCCTGGCAGCCGGGGATCTGCGCCTGCCCGCGCACCCGACGATGTTGTTCGTGCCCGGGAAGCACGGAAGCGGTCGGCCCGGCGGAACGGCGGCGCCCGACGGACCCCGGACGAGGTGA
- a CDS encoding cytochrome P450 family protein, whose product MTADPYPGYAWLREHDPVCPVGGPHVPGRMWLVTRYDDVRACLADRRLGSAAPVNPDPHPPGLSHLDDPGHTRLRRLVAAAFTPAAVSRLRDRTARTCAHAVESFAGRGRADLVAEYTREVPVAVMHDLLGVPETERAPAADVLDLWYRAKFQQPRDEAKLAEVLDYVRRLVAYKRSHPGDDLLTRLIESGALTGDELEVMVMTLIGAGHITTIQFLGTTVLRLLAHPGRRAALLGGEIDWSRAINELLRLDSPSHVAEYRYASEDMTIADAQVGEGDVVLLSLAAANRDPNRFPDPGALDLTRDARPHLAFGHGAHTCLGSHLVKLETEIAITTLFGRLPDLTLDIPSGEVDWGYAPTFRGPQALPVTFTPP is encoded by the coding sequence GTGACCGCCGACCCGTACCCGGGATACGCCTGGCTGCGCGAGCACGACCCGGTCTGCCCCGTCGGCGGCCCGCACGTCCCGGGCCGTATGTGGCTGGTGACCCGGTACGACGACGTCCGCGCCTGCCTGGCGGACCGCCGCCTGGGCAGCGCCGCCCCGGTCAACCCCGACCCGCACCCGCCCGGTCTGTCCCACCTCGACGATCCCGGGCACACCAGGCTGCGCCGGCTCGTCGCCGCGGCGTTCACTCCCGCCGCGGTGTCCCGCCTGCGCGACCGCACCGCCCGCACCTGCGCGCACGCCGTCGAGTCGTTCGCCGGGCGGGGGCGCGCGGACCTCGTCGCCGAATACACCCGGGAGGTCCCGGTCGCCGTCATGCACGACCTGCTCGGCGTCCCGGAAACCGAGCGCGCGCCCGCCGCCGACGTCCTGGACCTGTGGTACCGCGCGAAGTTCCAGCAGCCGCGGGACGAGGCGAAGCTGGCCGAGGTGCTGGACTACGTCCGGAGGCTGGTGGCCTACAAACGATCGCACCCGGGGGACGACCTGCTGACGCGGTTGATCGAGTCGGGCGCGCTGACCGGGGACGAGCTGGAGGTGATGGTCATGACGTTGATCGGGGCCGGTCACATCACCACGATCCAGTTCCTCGGTACCACCGTCCTGCGTCTGCTCGCCCACCCCGGCCGGCGAGCCGCCCTCCTCGGCGGCGAGATCGACTGGTCGCGGGCGATCAACGAGCTGCTGCGCCTGGACTCGCCGTCGCACGTGGCGGAGTACCGGTACGCGAGCGAGGACATGACGATCGCGGACGCCCAGGTGGGAGAGGGCGACGTGGTGCTGCTGTCGCTGGCCGCGGCCAACCGCGACCCGAACCGGTTCCCCGACCCCGGCGCCCTGGACCTCACCCGTGACGCCCGACCGCACCTGGCGTTCGGCCACGGCGCGCACACCTGTCTGGGCAGCCACCTGGTGAAGCTGGAGACGGAGATCGCGATCACCACGTTGTTCGGCCGCCTGCCGGACCTGACCCTGGACATCCCGAGCGGCGAGGTCGACTGGGGCTACGCCCCGACGTTCCGCGGCCCCCAGGCACTCCCGGTCACCTTCACCCCTCCATGA
- a CDS encoding DUF305 domain-containing protein: MAQEVAVLIHRRSAALRSTALAATAVAAVLVLGACESGSGDGTSDRAKDADPGVVAPGRPGEPARTLSAEEAIKEAGQDTANSADFRYTRMMIEHHGQALVMTGLVPERASADTVKRLADRISAGQKPEIGAMEGWLKRNGGDRRTEHHDHATMPGMATDAQLEKLRAAKGKAFDKLFLELMITHHQGAITMATEALTEGNDVIVEEMASDVVAQQTVEINRMRGLMD, translated from the coding sequence GTGGCACAGGAGGTCGCCGTGTTGATCCATCGTCGGTCCGCAGCTCTGCGCTCAACCGCTCTGGCGGCGACGGCGGTTGCCGCCGTGCTCGTCCTGGGAGCCTGTGAGTCGGGCAGCGGTGACGGAACGTCGGACCGGGCCAAGGACGCGGATCCGGGCGTGGTCGCGCCCGGCAGACCGGGCGAGCCCGCCCGGACGCTCTCCGCCGAGGAGGCCATCAAGGAGGCCGGTCAGGACACCGCCAACTCAGCCGATTTCCGCTATACGCGGATGATGATCGAACATCACGGCCAGGCGCTCGTGATGACCGGACTCGTCCCGGAACGGGCCTCCGCCGACACCGTCAAACGGCTCGCGGATCGCATATCGGCCGGCCAGAAGCCGGAGATCGGCGCGATGGAAGGATGGCTGAAAAGGAACGGCGGCGACCGGCGCACGGAGCACCACGACCACGCCACGATGCCCGGCATGGCGACCGATGCCCAGCTCGAAAAGTTGCGCGCCGCCAAGGGCAAGGCCTTCGACAAGCTCTTCCTGGAGCTGATGATCACCCACCACCAGGGAGCAATCACCATGGCCACGGAGGCGCTCACCGAGGGCAACGACGTCATCGTCGAGGAGATGGCGAGCGACGTCGTCGCCCAGCAGACCGTGGAGATCAACCGGATGCGCGGGCTGATGGACTGA
- a CDS encoding uracil-DNA glycosylase: MAARPLKEIIEPGWADALEPVAERVAAMGDFLRAEIAAGRTYLPSGAHVLRAFQQPFEEVRVLVVGQDPYPTPGHAIGLSFAVAPDVRPLPGSLENIFRELHADLGLPRPSNGDLTPWTRQGVLLLNRALTTAPRRPAAHRGKGWEEVTEQAIKALVARGKPLVSVLWGRDARNLRPQLGDFPAIESSHPSPMSADRGFFGSRPFSRVNELLERQGAQPVDWRLP, encoded by the coding sequence GTGGCAGCAAGACCGTTGAAAGAGATCATCGAGCCGGGGTGGGCGGACGCCCTCGAACCCGTCGCCGAACGCGTCGCCGCTATGGGCGACTTCCTCCGCGCGGAGATCGCCGCGGGACGCACGTACCTGCCCTCCGGGGCTCATGTACTGCGGGCGTTCCAGCAGCCGTTCGAGGAGGTGAGAGTGCTGGTCGTCGGCCAGGATCCGTATCCCACCCCGGGGCACGCGATCGGGCTGAGCTTCGCGGTGGCACCCGACGTCCGGCCGCTGCCGGGCAGTCTGGAGAACATCTTCCGGGAGCTGCACGCGGATCTGGGGCTGCCCAGGCCGTCCAACGGCGATCTCACACCGTGGACTCGGCAGGGGGTGCTGCTGCTCAACAGGGCGCTGACCACCGCGCCGCGACGGCCTGCGGCCCACCGGGGCAAGGGCTGGGAAGAGGTGACCGAGCAGGCGATCAAGGCGCTGGTCGCCCGGGGCAAGCCGCTGGTGTCGGTCCTGTGGGGGCGCGACGCCCGCAATCTGCGCCCGCAGTTGGGCGACTTCCCCGCGATCGAGTCCTCGCACCCCTCCCCCATGTCCGCGGACCGGGGCTTCTTCGGCTCGCGGCCGTTCAGCCGCGTGAACGAACTGCTGGAGCGCCAGGGGGCGCAGCCTGTGGACTGGCGGCTGCCGTGA
- a CDS encoding LVIVD repeat-containing protein, with amino-acid sequence MTSLHTTRVRRRRLGAVAAAAGLLATLLTATTAAATPDPGDAPAERGSVTKSEQAEARAAITGGDIPGVDEIVHSPNIKHLTNVPKDALKGTNTDLAFQGKYAYVGNYDGFVIYDISKPKKPRTVAQVLCPGGQNDISVSGNLLFLSTDSSRSDDSCSSTSQPATEKSSWEGMKIFDISNKRQPKYIAAVETACGSHTHTLVPDGKNVYVYVSSYSPNEAFPDCKPPHDGISIIKVPLKAPQKARIVNFPVLFPDGGNPGAPENPGVSKTTGCHDITVLPSKDLAAGACMGDGLLFSIEDPEQPKIIDRVQDNENFAFWHSATFNQGANKVVFTDELGGGGAATCNEEIGPERGADGIYDIVGKGDQRKLVFRSYFKIDRHQADAEVCVAHNGSIIPVKGRDLMVQAWYQGGISVWDFTDSAKPEEIAFFERGPVTLDQVTTAGPWSAYYYNGHIYSSDIAKGFDVLKLKDRRTAPAERVKLDELNAQTQPDYFAR; translated from the coding sequence GTGACCTCGTTGCACACCACCCGCGTGCGGCGCAGACGTCTGGGCGCGGTGGCAGCCGCGGCCGGACTTCTCGCCACGCTGCTGACGGCCACCACAGCGGCCGCCACCCCCGACCCGGGCGACGCCCCGGCCGAGCGCGGTTCCGTCACCAAGAGCGAGCAGGCCGAGGCCAGGGCCGCGATCACCGGTGGCGACATACCCGGCGTGGACGAGATCGTCCACAGCCCCAACATCAAGCACCTGACGAACGTGCCGAAGGACGCCCTCAAGGGCACCAACACGGACCTCGCGTTCCAGGGGAAGTACGCGTACGTCGGCAACTACGACGGCTTCGTCATCTACGACATCAGCAAGCCGAAGAAGCCCAGGACGGTCGCCCAGGTCCTCTGCCCCGGCGGGCAGAACGACATCTCGGTCTCCGGGAACCTGCTCTTCCTGTCGACGGACTCCTCGCGCAGCGACGACTCCTGCTCCAGCACCTCCCAGCCCGCCACGGAGAAGTCCTCCTGGGAGGGCATGAAGATCTTCGACATCAGCAACAAGCGGCAGCCGAAGTACATCGCCGCCGTGGAGACCGCCTGCGGTTCCCACACGCACACGCTGGTGCCGGACGGCAAGAACGTGTACGTGTACGTCTCCTCGTACTCGCCCAACGAGGCGTTCCCGGACTGCAAGCCGCCGCACGACGGGATCTCCATCATCAAGGTGCCCCTCAAGGCGCCCCAGAAGGCCCGGATCGTCAACTTCCCGGTGCTCTTCCCGGACGGCGGCAACCCCGGAGCACCGGAGAACCCCGGTGTCTCCAAGACGACCGGCTGCCACGACATCACCGTGCTGCCGTCCAAGGACCTCGCGGCCGGCGCCTGCATGGGTGACGGTCTGCTGTTCTCCATCGAGGACCCGGAGCAGCCGAAGATCATCGACCGCGTCCAGGACAACGAGAACTTCGCGTTCTGGCACTCGGCCACCTTCAACCAGGGCGCGAACAAGGTCGTCTTCACCGACGAGCTCGGTGGCGGCGGCGCGGCCACCTGCAACGAGGAGATCGGGCCCGAGCGGGGCGCCGACGGCATCTACGACATCGTCGGCAAGGGCGACCAGCGCAAGCTGGTCTTCCGCAGCTACTTCAAGATCGACCGCCACCAGGCCGACGCCGAGGTCTGCGTCGCCCACAACGGCTCGATCATCCCGGTGAAGGGCCGCGACCTGATGGTCCAGGCCTGGTACCAGGGCGGCATCTCCGTATGGGACTTCACCGACTCGGCGAAGCCCGAGGAGATCGCCTTCTTCGAGCGCGGCCCGGTCACGCTCGACCAGGTCACCACGGCCGGCCCCTGGTCGGCGTACTACTACAACGGTCACATCTACTCCAGCGACATCGCCAAGGGCTTCGACGTGCTGAAGCTGAAGGACCGGCGCACCGCACCGGCCGAGCGGGTGAAGCTGGACGAGCTCAACGCGCAGACCCAGCCGGACTACTTCGCCCGCTGA
- a CDS encoding WD40/YVTN/BNR-like repeat-containing protein, whose amino-acid sequence MTDVLLTAGTRKGLFIGRRRGGAWEITGPHFNAQAIYSVAVDTRGDTPRILVGGDSAHWGPSVFHSDDLGETWTEPRQPAVKFPQFTGASLERVWQLHPAGPEAPDVVYAGTEPAALFRSEDRGESFELVRPLWEHPTRSRWEPGGGGEGLHTVLTDPRDAKAVTVAVSTAGVFRTKDGGASWAPSNKGVSAVFLPDPDPEFGQCVHKVARDAADPDRLYLQNHWGVFRSDDAGDHWSDIGAGLPSDFGFAAVAHPHRGDTAYVFPINADADRVPAEHRCRVFRTTDAGRTWEPLTEGLPDGAHYGTVLRDALCTDNADPAGVYFGNRNGELYASADDGDSWRQLASHLPDVLCVRAVVLG is encoded by the coding sequence ATGACCGACGTATTGCTCACCGCAGGCACCCGCAAGGGTCTCTTCATCGGCCGCAGGCGCGGCGGGGCCTGGGAGATCACGGGCCCGCACTTCAACGCGCAGGCGATCTACTCGGTCGCCGTGGACACCCGGGGGGACACCCCCAGAATCCTGGTCGGCGGGGACAGCGCGCACTGGGGGCCGTCCGTCTTCCACTCCGACGATCTGGGCGAGACCTGGACCGAGCCGCGGCAGCCCGCGGTGAAGTTCCCCCAGTTCACCGGAGCGTCGCTGGAGCGCGTCTGGCAGCTGCATCCCGCAGGACCGGAGGCGCCGGATGTGGTCTACGCGGGCACGGAGCCGGCCGCGCTGTTCCGTTCCGAGGACCGGGGCGAGTCGTTCGAGCTCGTCCGTCCGCTCTGGGAGCACCCGACCCGCTCCCGGTGGGAGCCGGGCGGCGGCGGTGAGGGACTGCACACCGTCCTGACCGACCCCCGGGACGCCAAGGCCGTGACCGTGGCGGTGTCGACGGCCGGCGTGTTCCGGACGAAGGACGGCGGTGCGAGCTGGGCCCCGTCGAACAAGGGCGTCTCCGCGGTCTTCCTCCCGGACCCGGACCCGGAGTTCGGCCAGTGCGTGCACAAGGTCGCCCGGGACGCCGCCGACCCGGACCGGCTCTATCTGCAGAACCACTGGGGCGTGTTCCGCAGCGACGACGCCGGGGACCACTGGAGCGACATCGGCGCCGGCTTGCCCTCCGACTTCGGGTTCGCCGCCGTCGCGCACCCGCACCGCGGTGACACGGCGTACGTCTTCCCGATCAACGCCGACGCCGACCGGGTCCCGGCGGAACACCGCTGCCGGGTGTTCCGCACGACCGACGCGGGACGCACCTGGGAGCCGCTCACCGAGGGCCTGCCGGACGGCGCGCACTACGGCACGGTGCTGCGGGACGCGCTGTGCACCGACAACGCGGATCCCGCCGGGGTCTACTTCGGCAACCGCAACGGCGAGTTGTACGCCAGCGCGGACGACGGGGACAGCTGGCGGCAGCTCGCGTCGCATCTGCCGGACGTCCTGTGCGTGCGCGCGGTGGTGCTCGGCTGA
- a CDS encoding class I SAM-dependent methyltransferase: MFTKQGPTVRELAVQALSSTERGYDLLAPKFDQTPYRTPDRVLDAVTRAVRDLGPFDAGLDVCCGTGAGVGVLRKLCRERAVGVDFSAGMLAEARAAFPPGGEGPTVHWVRADARSLPFAPAFDLALSFGAFGHFLPAERFGLFAEVYGSLRPGGQFVFPLGAPPPVGSRAYWSLFGFDAAMRVRNALWRPRFVMYYRTFPLGDVLEDLTQAGFAVRLLPLTELGPRPDGSPRARLVVATRE, translated from the coding sequence ATGTTCACCAAACAGGGCCCCACCGTGCGCGAACTGGCCGTTCAGGCGCTTTCCTCGACCGAGCGCGGATACGACCTCCTCGCCCCGAAGTTCGACCAGACGCCCTACCGCACCCCTGACCGCGTGCTCGACGCCGTCACCCGGGCGGTACGCGACCTCGGACCCTTCGACGCCGGACTCGACGTCTGCTGCGGCACCGGCGCGGGGGTCGGCGTGCTCCGGAAGCTGTGCCGGGAGCGCGCGGTCGGCGTCGACTTCAGCGCCGGCATGCTCGCCGAGGCCCGTGCCGCCTTCCCGCCCGGGGGCGAGGGGCCGACGGTGCACTGGGTGCGGGCCGACGCCCGCTCCCTGCCCTTCGCGCCCGCCTTCGACCTCGCCCTGAGCTTCGGCGCGTTCGGTCACTTCCTGCCCGCCGAACGCTTCGGCCTCTTCGCCGAGGTGTACGGCTCCCTCCGGCCGGGCGGGCAGTTCGTCTTCCCGCTCGGCGCACCGCCCCCGGTGGGATCGCGCGCCTACTGGTCGCTGTTCGGCTTCGACGCGGCGATGCGGGTGCGCAACGCCCTGTGGCGCCCGCGGTTCGTCATGTACTACCGCACGTTCCCGCTCGGCGACGTGCTGGAGGACCTGACGCAGGCCGGATTCGCCGTGCGGCTGCTGCCGCTGACCGAACTGGGCCCGCGCCCCGACGGCAGCCCCCGTGCCCGGCTGGTGGTCGCGACCCGGGAGTGA
- a CDS encoding sirohydrochlorin chelatase, translating into MSTPTGPASGLPVRMPRPRQSGRHRRPEPVVAPEGAAALVLAVPGTPSSATRSLAEEVISIARSELPGLNARIGYLDGDDAEYPTLATVLAHTAAERVARFEQAIAVGREVAEPAGPPAVVVPLLAGPDSALIRRIRQAVMDSGTQAELTDVLGPHPLLAEALHVRLSEAGLARADRARLFTVATAADGIVLVTVGGEEAVQAAGITGMLLAARLAVPVMAAALDVEGSVASVAEQLQGSGSAQLALAPYLVGPEVDPGLLDAAAKEAGCATAEPLGAYPAIGKLVLSLYATTLGITPATPQGAQAH; encoded by the coding sequence ATGAGCACCCCCACTGGGCCCGCTTCCGGCCTGCCTGTACGAATGCCGCGACCTCGCCAGTCCGGACGGCACCGCCGCCCGGAGCCCGTGGTCGCACCCGAGGGCGCTGCCGCGCTCGTTCTCGCCGTTCCCGGTACCCCCTCCTCGGCCACGCGCAGCCTGGCCGAGGAGGTGATCAGCATTGCCCGTTCCGAGCTGCCCGGCCTCAACGCCCGGATCGGCTACCTCGACGGCGACGATGCCGAGTACCCGACCCTTGCCACCGTTCTCGCCCACACCGCCGCCGAGCGCGTCGCGCGCTTCGAGCAGGCCATCGCCGTCGGTCGTGAGGTCGCCGAGCCCGCGGGTCCGCCCGCCGTCGTGGTCCCGCTGCTCGCGGGTCCCGACAGCGCGCTGATCCGGCGGATACGGCAGGCCGTGATGGACAGCGGTACGCAGGCCGAGCTGACCGATGTGCTCGGCCCGCACCCGCTGCTCGCCGAGGCCCTGCACGTACGGCTGTCGGAGGCCGGGCTGGCGCGCGCCGACCGCGCCAGGCTGTTCACCGTGGCCACCGCCGCCGACGGCATCGTGCTGGTCACCGTGGGCGGCGAGGAGGCCGTGCAGGCCGCCGGGATCACCGGCATGCTGCTGGCCGCGCGGCTCGCCGTGCCGGTGATGGCCGCCGCGCTGGACGTGGAGGGCTCGGTCGCCTCGGTCGCGGAGCAGCTCCAGGGCTCCGGCTCCGCGCAGCTGGCGCTGGCTCCGTACCTGGTGGGCCCGGAGGTCGACCCCGGCCTGCTGGACGCCGCCGCGAAGGAGGCGGGCTGCGCGACGGCCGAGCCGCTGGGCGCCTACCCGGCGATCGGCAAGCTCGTGCTGTCCCTGTACGCCACGACGCTGGGCATCACGCCGGCGACACCGCAGGGGGCTCAGGCTCACTGA
- a CDS encoding FAD-dependent oxidoreductase, with translation MLSVAVVGSGPSGVYTAQALLRQSLVPDVRVHVLDRLPTPYGLVRYGVAPDHEKIKSLQDSLRAVLEDDRVTFVGNVGVGGAEGVSPARLAELYHAVVYCVGAPADRALAVPGESLPGSYSATRFVSWYSAHPDVGADPFVLDARSAVVIGVGNVAVDVARILARGADELRTTDVPRAALSALEDSRVRDVHIVGRRGPSQARFTTKELRELGALPGARVVVDPAELALDPAYAAADGLPGALPLPAVVRRNLEVLRAWSAAGEPTAADAGRRVRLRFYLRPVELLERDGRVAGVRFARTAPDSGGGVRDTGAYEDIEAQLVLRAVGYRGVELPGLPFDPARGTVPHAAGRVLRDGAPAPGEYVAGWIKRGPTGVIGSNRSCAKETVTSLLEDAAALRSRPAADDPLAVLREGGLRPVEWSGWLSIERAEAELGRSLGRGPVKIPDWPGLLAAARDEDR, from the coding sequence GTGCTCTCCGTCGCCGTCGTCGGTTCCGGTCCCAGCGGGGTCTACACCGCTCAGGCCCTGCTGCGGCAGTCGCTCGTGCCCGATGTGCGCGTGCACGTCCTGGACCGGCTGCCCACCCCGTACGGACTCGTGCGGTACGGGGTGGCTCCCGACCACGAGAAGATCAAGTCGCTGCAGGACAGTCTGCGGGCGGTGCTGGAGGACGACCGGGTCACCTTCGTGGGCAACGTCGGCGTCGGCGGGGCGGAAGGGGTCTCCCCCGCCCGGCTGGCGGAGCTGTACCACGCGGTCGTCTACTGCGTCGGAGCACCGGCCGACCGGGCGCTCGCGGTGCCGGGCGAGAGTCTGCCCGGCAGCTACTCCGCCACCCGCTTCGTCTCCTGGTACAGCGCCCATCCGGACGTCGGCGCCGACCCGTTCGTCCTGGACGCCCGCTCGGCCGTCGTGATCGGCGTGGGCAACGTGGCGGTCGACGTGGCCCGGATCCTGGCGCGCGGCGCCGACGAACTGCGGACCACCGACGTGCCCCGTGCGGCGCTCAGCGCGCTGGAGGACAGCCGGGTGCGCGACGTGCACATCGTGGGCCGCCGGGGCCCCTCCCAGGCCCGGTTCACCACCAAGGAGCTGCGGGAGCTGGGGGCGCTGCCCGGGGCACGGGTCGTCGTCGACCCGGCGGAACTCGCGCTCGACCCCGCGTACGCCGCTGCGGACGGACTGCCGGGAGCGCTGCCGCTGCCCGCCGTGGTGCGGCGGAACCTGGAGGTCCTGCGCGCGTGGTCGGCGGCCGGGGAGCCGACGGCGGCCGATGCCGGGCGCCGTGTCCGGCTGCGTTTCTACCTGCGGCCGGTGGAGCTGCTGGAGCGCGACGGGCGGGTCGCCGGGGTGCGGTTCGCCCGGACGGCTCCGGACAGCGGGGGCGGGGTGCGGGACACCGGCGCGTACGAGGACATCGAGGCGCAACTGGTCCTGCGCGCGGTCGGCTATCGCGGGGTGGAGCTGCCGGGGCTGCCCTTCGATCCGGCGCGCGGCACGGTGCCGCACGCGGCGGGCCGGGTGCTGCGGGACGGGGCGCCGGCGCCGGGTGAGTACGTGGCGGGATGGATCAAGCGGGGGCCGACCGGGGTGATCGGCTCCAACCGCTCCTGTGCCAAGGAGACAGTGACCTCGCTCCTGGAGGACGCGGCGGCGCTGAGGAGCCGCCCGGCGGCGGACGATCCGCTGGCCGTGCTGCGGGAAGGAGGGCTGCGGCCGGTGGAGTGGTCCGGCTGGCTGTCGATCGAGCGTGCGGAGGCGGAGCTGGGCCGTTCGCTGGGGCGCGGCCCGGTGAAGATCCCCGACTGGCCGGGGCTGCTGGCGGCAGCCCGGGACGAGGACCGGTGA